The Christensenella timonensis DNA segment CAAGTTGATCCGTGAAAACGATTTGCGAAAGGATTTTTTCCTTTTGCCGTTCGCTGATTTTTTCTTTTTTCACCATATACTGCAGGGAACCTTCTATAATCCCCTTTCCCCGTTCAACATATTCCATCCCTCTGTCGCAAAGCGCTACCTCACAGTCCGCCATTGCAAAAACCTGTGCAATGGAAGCTCCCATCGTGCCCGCACCGATCACTGATATTTTTTTCATATGTTATTCCCCCGAAAAATATTCTGTTTTTTCCTTACGGTTGAAACTACGCATGCCCCTCTTCTGGTCATTCGTCAAAAACAACTGTGCAAAATACATGTTTTCCGTTTCATAGTCGTGACGCTTCATAGATTTTTTGGCGTTGCGTATCCCGAGCGGCGCATTTGCGCACAAGTTTTGAGCCAGTTCCATCACCCGCTCCTCAAACGCATCTTTTCCAAAACATGCATTAACCAATCCACATGCCGCAGCCTCCTGCGCCCCTAATTTTTTCCCTGTGAAAATCAATTCCGCAGCGCGTCCATAGCCAATCAACTCTTTCAGGCGTACCGTACCGCCAAACCCCGGCATGACGCCGAGCGTCGTTTCCGGCAGCCCGAATACCGCGCTCTCGTCGGCAATGCGGATGTCGCACGCCAGCGCGAGCTCCATTCCGCCGCCCAGCGCATACCCGTTTACCGCCGCGATGACAGGCTGTTCCAGCTGCTCGACCATATGAAACGCCTCGCATCCCAAACGCGCAAAGGCGTTCGCTTGCTGATACGTCATATTTTCCATCGCGGCAATGTCCGCACCCGCCGCAAAAGCCTTTCCCTCTTTGCTGCCCGTAACGACCACGCACCGTACATCCTTTTGGCCGTTTATTTTCCTGCATATTTCCTGCAATTCATGCAGCATCCGTTCATTGATTGCGTTTCTTTGCTTCGGGCGGTCAAGCGTAATCAGCGCAATACCGCCTTTCTTTTCCAGTCTGATTGTTTCCATACCGCTCACCTGCACAGGGAATCCCGCTCAAAAACCGTCGCTTCGCCCATTCCGCCGCCGATACAAAGCGTTGCCAGTCCATACCTGCCGTCCCGCTTTTCCAGCTCGTGCAGCAGCGTCACCGCAATGCGCGCTCCGGATGCGCCGATCGGATGCCCGAGCGCGATCGCCCCGCCGTTAACGTTAACCCTGTCCCTGTTTGCGCCGATCTCCTGCATAACTGCGATCGCCTGCGACGCAAAGGCCTCGTTCGCTTCGATCAAGTCCATGTCATCTATACCTAGGCCCGTATTTTCAAGAAGCTTCTTTACCGTAGGAATTGGCCCTGTCCCCATGACCTGCGGGTCGACCCCGCATGACGCGCATCCCAGCCATTTGGCCTGTGGAACCAACCGGTGTTCCCTGACAAAATCCCCGGACGCAACCACCATCGCCGCCGCCCCGTCGTTTAAACCGGAGGCATTTCCCGCCGTAACCGTTCCTTCCTTTAAAAACGCCGGGCGCAGCTTGCCGAGCGCCTCTTTCGATGTTTCCCTGATGTATTCGTCCCGCGCAAAGAAAAGCGGGCCGCCCTTTTTCTGCGGGATCTCCACAGGCAGTATCTCGTTTTGAAAGCGGCCTGTTTGTGTGGCGCGAAGCGCTTTTTCCTGCGATTCCAACGCGAATTCGTCCTGCATCTGACGCGTGATGCCGTATTGCTGCGCAACGTTTTCCGCCGTCATTCCCATGTGGCAATCATAAAACGCATCCCATAGTCCCTCGTGTACCATGGAATCCACCGCCTTCATATCGCCCATTTTCTGCCCCCAGCGGATATCCATCGTATGCGGCGCACGCGACATGTTTTCCATACCGCCGGCAATGATACACTGTGCCTGGCCCGCGCGCAAAAGTGCCGCCGCGAGGTTTATGGCATTGAGGCCCGATCCGCATACTTTGTTGATCGTCATGGCCGGGCTTTCCTGCGGGATGCCCGCACGCATCGCCGCCTGGCGGGCCGGGTTCTGCCCGAGCCCCGCCTGCAATACGTTACCCATCAAAACCTGGTCGATTTGTCCCGCTCCGATTCCCGCACGCTCATACGCGCTTTGAATGACCAGTGCGCCAAGCTTTATCGCCTCTGTATTTTTAAGGCTTCCCCCAAATGAACCGATCGCCGTGCGAACGCTTCCTAAAATGTAAATATCCTGCATGATTTTTTCCTTTCTTTGCCGGGTAAACAAAACCCGCTTATCTTTTGGTTAAGCGGGTTTTCCTGGGCATCCCGTGTGGTCTGCTCCCCACTCAGACGAACACGCCGACACCACTGGAGGGTTATTTTCTATTCTGCTGTTGCCCTGGTCATTCTGTCATATTCGCAGTTTTTTCAGTGTCTTTTCCTGTAATTTTAGCAAATAATTTTTTGAAGCCCTTGACGATCGGCTGAATCACCCCGTTGGGCAGTACAAATACGATGACGACAACCAGGATGCCGAATACAAGCTGTCTGTACAGCTCCGCAGCACGCAACAATTCCGGCAGGAAGGTTACGACCACCGACCCGACGATCGGCCCGATCACCGTTCCGCATCCGCCGATCATAACCGCAAGGATCGCGTTCATGCCGATTCCCGCGGCGAAGGTCGTCGGATTTACGAAATTCATATAATGCGCATACAGTACGCCGCCGATGCATCCCAGAACCGCGCTTAATTCAAAAGCCAGCAGTTTTGTACCGGTGGTATTGATCCCCACAGCTTTTGCCAGGTCTTCGTTTTCGCGCAAGGTTACAATTGCCCTGCCTGTTTTGGATTTAAACAGCCTGTAAACAAACAACAGCGTCAGCACGGCGGCAATGAGCACGATGTAAAAATATCCTTCCCGGGAGGAAAGCGGCAGCCCCAGAAAATCGCCCTTTAAAGGCGGGATGGAGAAACCCTGCACGCCTCCGGTTACCTCTTGCCATGCTTTCATGACCGTAAACACAAGCATGGTAAACGCCAGGGTAACGATTGAGAAATAGTGCCCCTTTGTTCTAAGCGACGGGATCCCGATCGCTGCTCCGACCACCAAACCGATCGCGACCGCCATCAGCATGCCCACCGGCATGGAAAGCCCCAACTTGCTCATGAGCAGGCCCGAAACATATGCGCCTATCCCATAAAATGCAACCTGGCACATCGATACATACCCTGCATAGCCCTGGATAATGTTGAGGCCAGAGGTCATCACGATCCAGATCAACGTCACAATGATCAAATGCAGATAATAGGACGTAGTAACGATCTGCGGCATCAGTAACATGACCACCAATACGATTATTGCGACCAGGCCGGTGATCAGCGACCTCTTTTTCGATTTTTTCAACATAGAATTTCTCCTTCCTTATGATACAATGCGGACGGTTGCCGCCTTAAGTTCTTTCATGAATCAGTCGTGTAAAATCATAAGGGCTTTTGCGCAATGAACTACTCGCTGATTTTAAAGCCGTCGCCCCATTCTTCCGCGCGGCGCGCATATTCCGCCACCACTTCCGGCGGCACCTGCTTATTGGTCGTCAGCATGCCCTGATTGTTAAGCTGCCTTTGTACCTTCCGCACGTCCACATCCTTTGGCGATACGCCGTCCTTGACCGCGATCGCCGCAGCGGCTCCCGCCGCCTGTCCCGTCGTCAGGCTGGGCGTACAATAACGGATCGCGCCCCACGTGATGAAATCGAGCGAGGATGTACCGCCTGCCGCGAGCAGGTTGTCGAAATCTTTGGAAAGAAGACAACGGTATGGGATATCGTACGGCGTCACATTAAACTTAAAATGATGTGACCCGTCCGGGAAGAAAAGATCCGGCGGCATATTGCAGATGGATACGGAATCCTCAAATGTCCTCGCACCATACATATCTTCTTCCTTCAATGTATATTCGCCGACAATACGGTGTCCGTCCCGAAGAAGCGCGCACGACGGCGTCTGCTCGATGCGGGAATTTTCAAAGCCGGGAACGTTGTCTTTTAAGAGTTCCCAACACGACCATGCCTGCTTGCGCATATCCTTTTCCGCATGCGAGACGACTTCTACCTGCCACGGGTGCTGTCCCTTTTCCAATTTATAATAAGGATTGATGATCCATGCGCGTCCGTCCTCATATTCCGTCAGCAGGCAGGAATTGCGCGGGGAATACAGCTTTCCCTCTGCGCGTGCTTTCGTAAAGAGCTCCTTCCCTTTGACCCAATAATCCCATTGCTCCGGGTTCGCCTGCGCGAATTCACGGAACTTGTGGTAATCGATATTACGGACGAAAAATCCGTATCCGAGGCCCATGTGCATGCCCTCAAACGGGCCGAACCTGTTGTCCGGATAACCATTTTCGCCGGTCACACTGGCGCCCGATTTCCATGCGATGTGCGCGATGCCCGTGCAGTCGATGATCGTCTTGCCGAGAACGGCCTGGCGCCCTTCCAGGCTTTCAATGATTACGCCCTTTAAAGAGTCGCCGTCCACGATCGCGTCTGCTGCCAGCGCATGGAACACAACCTTCACACCCGCCTTCTCCATCAGGTTATCCACTAAATATTTATAATATTCTCCGTCAAAGAAGATGCTTCCAAATTCATTGGCCCAGTGGTCGCGTACCTGACCCGGGCTGTTCTTATGATTCATACCGGCCGCGATGATATCATCCATGATCTCCTGTACGATACCGCCCTGGATCCGGTCGTCCACCCATGCAAAGGAATCATCAAAGGCTGCCGTCTGGCTTCCGCCAAAAAAACCAAAGCGTTCGATAATGATCGTTTTAGCGCCGTTGCGTGCCGCCGAGATCGCTGCGCCGATGCCCGCCGCGCCGCCGCCGATTACAATTACATCCATTTCTTCGCAAAGCAGCGGAACCTCCCGCGAGCTTTCCTGAATCGTTTTCATTGTTTGGTTTCTCCTTGCATTTATATTTGGTTCTCGTAAAGCTTAAGCCTGTCGTGTTCTTTGTTTTGCTCCGGAGGCCCCGCATGGCGGGGCCTTCCGAAACAGGTCTATATGATGGTGACAATGTGGACTTTGATTAAGCTCCCGGATAGGTGATCCCTTCCTGTGCGCAATATTCTTTCAGGTAATTGTGCAGGAATTCCGGCCCGATCTCTTTGCCGATCGTGCTTTCGTATGCCCAGTTCTGCTCATCCATGCTCCACTTGGAAACCGTGTACGGATGGTAAGCCTGGCCAATGTCGTCAAAGAGCAGTCCGCCGTCAAGAGCCGTATATTCTACGATCACCCGCGGGTCAAGGTCTTCCACTTTTACTTCCTTCAGCGCGTCGTTTACCGCTTTCCAGTCCGTTGTACCGGCGTTCTGCATTGCCGCCATCAGGATCCAGAAGTTGTCGTATGTGTTTGTCGCCGTCTGGCTCGGGTTCTCCCCAAACTTCGCTTCATACTTGGCAATGAATTCATCGGACTGTTTGCCGTTTTCGCCGCCTGCTTCCGCAACCTGCGGACGGATCGCATAGCTGCCGTCCATCTGCTCGTTCGTGCAGACTTCCAGCCACTGCGGGCCCGTGCCGGAGGAATAGGTAACCATCGGCATCGTGGAGCCGAGCTCACGCAGCTGGCGCAGCGCCATAGCGGATTCTTCAATGTTGCCGGCCATATACAGGCCGTTTGCCCCTGAGTTTGCAATGTTCGTCATCTGTGCGAGCAAATCGAGATCCCCCGCGTTCATCGTTTCCTGCGCCACCACTTCTACGCCAATGCTTTCAAACGCCTTGATGACGTTATTCGCATGGACACTGTATCCGGTGTCGTTGAAGAATGCCAGGACAGCAACCTTGTCAACGCCCAGTTCGTCTTTGATGTATGTGCAGTCTGCCACAGGATCATAGCAGTTTGCCGTCGCGCTGCGGAACGTGTTTTCCGGCGAATACAGCAGGATCTGCGGCGAACGCGCGTTGCCGACCAGCATCGTGACTTCTTTGCCGGGGATCTGCTGTACGGCGGAGAGCGTCGGTGTGCTGGAGCTCCAGCCCAGGATAAACTGCACCTGGTCAACGTCCATCAGCTTCTGAAGCGTGGAAACGCCTTCTGTCGCGTCGCTCTTGTTGTCATAGGTCACGACCTCGATGTTGTACATGTCGTCGCCGATTTTGATTCCGCCCGCTTCGTTGACTTCCGACGCGGCCAGCTCTACGCCGTGCGACGCCGGCAGCCCGTAAGGAGCGCTCGTCCCTGTCAGCGAATCGTCTACGCCGATCTTAAGGACTTTGTTATCGCTGTTACCGGCATCCGCAGCGGGCGATGCATCGCCTCCGGACGATGCCGCCGCACCGCCTTCGCTTGCTGCCGGGGCACCGCTTCCCTGTTCCGCCGGTGCGCCGCATCCACCAACCAGTGCGACGACCATCAGTACAGCCACAAGTATAGCCAATACTTTCAAGTTTCCTTTTTTCATTCCTTTCAATCCTCCTGTATTTTTATTTACTCTTTTCTTTTCAGAAAACTGTTTAACTCATTTATTTGGTAGTCGCGCCGCGTTTGCCGAACAAACCGTTCGGTTTGAAGATCAGCACCAGGATAATAATGATGAATCCAAACAGGTCTTTATACCCGGCAGAGATAAAGCCTGCGCCCAGGCTCTCGACAATACCCATGATGAGGCCGCCGAC contains these protein-coding regions:
- a CDS encoding acetyl-CoA C-acetyltransferase — translated: MQDIYILGSVRTAIGSFGGSLKNTEAIKLGALVIQSAYERAGIGAGQIDQVLMGNVLQAGLGQNPARQAAMRAGIPQESPAMTINKVCGSGLNAINLAAALLRAGQAQCIIAGGMENMSRAPHTMDIRWGQKMGDMKAVDSMVHEGLWDAFYDCHMGMTAENVAQQYGITRQMQDEFALESQEKALRATQTGRFQNEILPVEIPQKKGGPLFFARDEYIRETSKEALGKLRPAFLKEGTVTAGNASGLNDGAAAMVVASGDFVREHRLVPQAKWLGCASCGVDPQVMGTGPIPTVKKLLENTGLGIDDMDLIEANEAFASQAIAVMQEIGANRDRVNVNGGAIALGHPIGASGARIAVTLLHELEKRDGRYGLATLCIGGGMGEATVFERDSLCR
- a CDS encoding FAD-dependent oxidoreductase, whose amino-acid sequence is MKTIQESSREVPLLCEEMDVIVIGGGAAGIGAAISAARNGAKTIIIERFGFFGGSQTAAFDDSFAWVDDRIQGGIVQEIMDDIIAAGMNHKNSPGQVRDHWANEFGSIFFDGEYYKYLVDNLMEKAGVKVVFHALAADAIVDGDSLKGVIIESLEGRQAVLGKTIIDCTGIAHIAWKSGASVTGENGYPDNRFGPFEGMHMGLGYGFFVRNIDYHKFREFAQANPEQWDYWVKGKELFTKARAEGKLYSPRNSCLLTEYEDGRAWIINPYYKLEKGQHPWQVEVVSHAEKDMRKQAWSCWELLKDNVPGFENSRIEQTPSCALLRDGHRIVGEYTLKEEDMYGARTFEDSVSICNMPPDLFFPDGSHHFKFNVTPYDIPYRCLLSKDFDNLLAAGGTSSLDFITWGAIRYCTPSLTTGQAAGAAAAIAVKDGVSPKDVDVRKVQRQLNNQGMLTTNKQVPPEVVAEYARRAEEWGDGFKISE
- a CDS encoding enoyl-CoA hydratase/isomerase family protein, producing the protein METIRLEKKGGIALITLDRPKQRNAINERMLHELQEICRKINGQKDVRCVVVTGSKEGKAFAAGADIAAMENMTYQQANAFARLGCEAFHMVEQLEQPVIAAVNGYALGGGMELALACDIRIADESAVFGLPETTLGVMPGFGGTVRLKELIGYGRAAELIFTGKKLGAQEAAACGLVNACFGKDAFEERVMELAQNLCANAPLGIRNAKKSMKRHDYETENMYFAQLFLTNDQKRGMRSFNRKEKTEYFSGE
- a CDS encoding ABC transporter substrate-binding protein, with amino-acid sequence MKKGNLKVLAILVAVLMVVALVGGCGAPAEQGSGAPAASEGGAAASSGGDASPAADAGNSDNKVLKIGVDDSLTGTSAPYGLPASHGVELAASEVNEAGGIKIGDDMYNIEVVTYDNKSDATEGVSTLQKLMDVDQVQFILGWSSSTPTLSAVQQIPGKEVTMLVGNARSPQILLYSPENTFRSATANCYDPVADCTYIKDELGVDKVAVLAFFNDTGYSVHANNVIKAFESIGVEVVAQETMNAGDLDLLAQMTNIANSGANGLYMAGNIEESAMALRQLRELGSTMPMVTYSSGTGPQWLEVCTNEQMDGSYAIRPQVAEAGGENGKQSDEFIAKYEAKFGENPSQTATNTYDNFWILMAAMQNAGTTDWKAVNDALKEVKVEDLDPRVIVEYTALDGGLLFDDIGQAYHPYTVSKWSMDEQNWAYESTIGKEIGPEFLHNYLKEYCAQEGITYPGA
- a CDS encoding branched-chain amino acid ABC transporter permease; the protein is MLKKSKKRSLITGLVAIIVLVVMLLMPQIVTTSYYLHLIIVTLIWIVMTSGLNIIQGYAGYVSMCQVAFYGIGAYVSGLLMSKLGLSMPVGMLMAVAIGLVVGAAIGIPSLRTKGHYFSIVTLAFTMLVFTVMKAWQEVTGGVQGFSIPPLKGDFLGLPLSSREGYFYIVLIAAVLTLLFVYRLFKSKTGRAIVTLRENEDLAKAVGINTTGTKLLAFELSAVLGCIGGVLYAHYMNFVNPTTFAAGIGMNAILAVMIGGCGTVIGPIVGSVVVTFLPELLRAAELYRQLVFGILVVVIVFVLPNGVIQPIVKGFKKLFAKITGKDTEKTANMTE